One window from the genome of Pyrus communis chromosome 16, drPyrComm1.1, whole genome shotgun sequence encodes:
- the LOC137719666 gene encoding uncharacterized protein: protein MEQFRKIGEDLGSLKALMVFQDNIQINQRQCLLLLDIFSSAYESIAEEMKHNLRFDEKHMKWRVLEQPLRELHRIFKEAEAYIRQCLETKDWWAKAITLYQNSDCVEFHIHNLLACMPIVIEAIDIAGEVSGWDQDEIQRKKTVFADKYKEDYRDWKLFKWRFGRQYLITQDFCNRFESASKEDRWTLQHKIREKKLSGSTKYGKRLIDLLFKSIDGSETQNLNGKLLPSSILVGSKDYQVRRRLGGGSQYKEILWLGESFASRHVIGEVETLLPEISSLSSLSHPNIVHFLCGFTDEEKKECFLIMELMSKDLCSYIKEICGPRKRLPFSLPVAIDLMLQIARGMEYLHSKKIYHGDLNPSNILVKTRGIPTEGYLQAKVSGFGLTSVKSPTQKNTSNQNGSLPLIWYAPEVLEEQEQGKSTEKKYSEKSDVYSFGMVCFELLTGKVPFEDSHLQGDKMSRNIRAGERPLFPFYSLRYVTNLTKKCWHSDPYQRPSFSSICRILRYIKRFLAMNPDYNSQLDPPVPMVDYCEIESGLLKKIPSWGTSEPSPISQIPFQMFVYRIAERERTSSSLKDTSESGSDGASICGDEIVVPADDSFPSTPERKSFSSPDSVKKKLPFLKKSSDVKANRLSGTPRGRSRPPQMTPCGRSVSLRLGSESQLMEMSPRIRRTKSGHVSDSELS, encoded by the exons ATGGAGCAATTTCGAAAGATCGGGGAGGATTTGGGAAGTTTAAAGGCCTTAATGGTGTTCCAAGACAACATCCAAATCAATCAGCGGCAGTGCCTTCTGCTGCTCGATATCTTCAGCTCAGCGTACGAATCAATTGCGGAGGAGATGAAACATAATCTTCGGTTTGATGAGAAGCACATGAAATGGAGGGTTCTCGAGCAGCCGCTGAGGGAGCTCCACAGGATATTCAAAGAAGCAGAAGCTTACATTCGACAATGCTTGGAAACCAAGGATTGGTGGGCTAAGGCCATCACTCTCTATCAGAACTCCGATTGCGTTGAGTTTCACATCCATAACCTACTTGCCTGCATGCCAATCGTCATTGAAGCGATTGACATTGCTGGAGAAGTTTCAGGTTGGGATCAGGATGAGATACAGAGGAAGAAAACCGTGTTTGCGGATAAGTACAAAGAAGACTACAGAGATTGGAAACTTTTCAAGTGGAGGTTTGGGAGGCAGTATTTGATTACTCAAGACTTCTGCAATAGGTTTGAATCAGCAAGCAAAGAAGATAGATGGACTCTTCAGCATAAAATCCGCGAAAAGAAACTTTCGGGTTCAACAAAGTACGGGAAACGCCTCATAGATCTCCTTTTCAAAAGCATAGACGGATCAGAGACACAGAATTTGAATGGGAAGCTCTTACCTAGTTCAATCCTGGTAGGGTCTAAGGACTACCAGGTGAGGCGGCGACTTGGGGGTGGAAGTCAGTATAAGGAGATCCTATGGTTGGGTGAAAGCTTTGCCTCAAGACATGTAATTGGAGAAGTAGAAACCTTGTTGCCAGAGATTTCTTCGTTGTCATCGCTTTCCCACCCGAACATAGTGCACTTCCTTTGTGGGTTTACGGATGAGGAAAAGAAAGAGTGTTTTCTCATTATGGAACTCATGAGTAAAGACCTCTGCAGCTACATCAAAGAGATTTGTGGCCCGCGAAAACGTCTTCCATTTTCTCTTCCTGTTGCTATTGATCTGATGCTTCAAATTGCAAGAGGAATGGAATATCTCCACTCGAAGAAAATCTACCACGGAGATTTAAATCCTAGTAATATACTTGTCAAAACACGAGGCATCCCCACAGAAGGTTACTTACAAGCCAAGGTTTCAGGGTTCGGTTTAACTTCTGTCAAAAGCCCCACacagaaaaacacttcaaatcaGAATGGTAGCCTACCTTTAATCTGGTATGCGCCGGAAGTTCTGGAAGAGCAAGAACAAGGAAAAAGTACTGAGAAAAAGTACTCAGAAAAGTCCGATGTGTATAGCTTTGGGATGGTTTGCTTTGAGCTTCTGACAGGGAAAGTGCCCTTTGAGGACAGTCATCTCCAAGGGGACAAGATGAGCCGAAACATAAGGGCGGGGGAGAGGCCACTGTTCCCATTCTACTCTCTTAGATATGTGACCAACCTCACAAAGAAATGTTGGCATAGTGATCCATACCAACGGCCAAGCTTCTCGTCCATTTGCAGGATTCTTCGCTATATCAAACGGTTCCTTGCAATGAATCCTGATTACAACAGCCAGCTAGACCCACCGGTTCCTATGGTAGATTACTGTGAGATTGAGTCAGGGCTTCTGAAAAAGATTCCTTCTTGGGGTACTTCTGAACCATCACCAATATCACAAATCCCATTCCAAATGTTCGTTTATAGGattgcagagagagaaagaacgtCTTCAAGCCTGAAGGATACTTCAGAATCGGGAAGTGACGGAGCTTCAATCTGTGGGGATGAAATTGTGGTCCCTGCAGATGATTCGTTCCCATCAACACCTGAAAGGAAGAGTTTCTCTTCGCCTGATAGCGTGAAAAAGAAACTTCCATTCTTGAAGAAATCATCAGATGTGAAAGCCAACAGACTATCAG GAACACCAAGAGGAAGGTCCAGACCTCCACAGATGACCCCTTGTGGCCGCAGTGTTAGTCTGAGATTAGGTTCAGAAAGCCAGCTGATGGAAATGAGTCCAAGAATACGGAGAACTAAATCGGGACATGTCTCAGATTCTGAACTCTCCTAG
- the LOC137720103 gene encoding protein SUPPRESSOR OF PHYA-105 1-like — protein sequence MDGIENFVDNMAANRVAVRNEKLKPKEVDPFHNVALEGQNLPESPVVSTMEGKDLSRCVTSSSGFEPRWSANGMGQVVEELKLKRYRKPDSGSSQECWQDPDPAVARGFRSKNFRGDSTSLGNDQNLLRVRGELREMSPRVRSLKPLSSNYSEQEADKLSAYLRAEDSKIMSNNMLSIAKKRLKTQSTNSNSQLLVKEMSKGKTISKFPEPYGGFGSQVVGQNDLKPHIGSEVASDAELKANANNDRLSSHVKNQSGTKSSSYGISLREWLKPGSHKVDVAERLLIFRQIVELVDFAHSQGVPLQDLRPSRFILLPSNEIKYTGASAIREPISIVNQDLINKRQSEQDVDADAERILGGTQIKMSEGNEDEYFIAGPKKIEFGELQFRMNSSYQNKLVAVQQGSTSVIVQLEEKWYTSPEEFSERGCTLSSNVYALGVLLFELLCLCDSWEVHSALMWDLHDRILPPSFLSQNPLGAGFCLWLLHPEPLSRPTTREILQSELMGGKQESASCDDFSKSADDFDAESEALLGFLSSLKDKKQGHASRLVEDIRCLEEDINKFGGRSLLGISSDVSLAHKEFHSNREQGSVSNMIETQLMKNINQLGDAYASTRSQMRLKKTAPVARSDKEVLNNRYSWLHVRNGSQDSSTNQKSGDRLGAFFDGLAKFSRFSKFEVCGTSRNRDLLNSSNVICCLSFDRDEEYIATAGVSKKIKIFDFDSLVDNSLDIHYPVVEMPHKSKLSCVCWNNYFKNYLASSDYDGVVQMWDATTGQGFSQYVEHQRRAWCVEFSQADPKKFASGSDDCTVKLWSTNDKKSTDTIQNAANVCCVQFSACSSNLVVFGSADYKIYGYDLRNTRIPWCTLPGHGKAVSYVKFVDAETLVSASTDNTLKLWDLNQSTSTGLSPNACSLTFSGHTNEKNFVGLSVSDGYIACGSETNEVYSYYRSLPMPITSHKFGSIDPVSGREVGDYSGQFVSSVCWRRKSNILVAANSSGTLKLLQMV from the exons ATGGATGGTATTGAGAACTTCGTCGATAACATGGCTGCAAATCGTGTAGCAGTAAGGAATGAAAAGCTCAAGCCAAAGGAGGTTGATCCTTTTCACAATGTAGCACTGGAGGGTCAAAATCTGCCTGAGTCACCGGTGGTGTCCACAATGGAGGGCAAGGATTTGAGTAGATGTGTAACTTCTTCATCTGGATTTGAGCCCCGCTGGTCTGCAAATGGCATGGGGCAGGTGGTGGAAGAATTAAAATTGAAACGTTATAGGAAACCAGACTCAGGTTCTAGTCAAGAATGTTGGCAAGACCCAGATCCGGCAGTAGCACGAGGTTTCAGAAGTAAGAATTTTCGCGGAGATTCTACTTCACTTGGCAATGATCAGAATCTGTTGAGAGTAAGAGGCGAGCTTAGAGAAATGTCTCCTCGCGTAAGGAGTCTGAAGCCATTGTCAAGCAATTACTCTGAGCAGGAGGCGGATAAACTGTCTGCGTATTTAAGGGCTGAGGACAGCAAGATTATGTCAAACAATATGCTTAGTATTGCCAAGAAGCGACTGAAGACCCAATCTACAAATAGCAATTCTCAGTTACTTGTAAAGGAAATGTCAAAGGGAAAAACAATCAGTAAATTTCCAGAACCTTATGGTGGTTTTGGTAGTCAGGTTGTGGGCCAGAATGATTTAAAGCCCCATATTGGTTCTGAGGTAGCTAGTGATGCAGAGTTGAAAGCAAATGCCAACAATGATCGGCTTTCTTCACATGTGAAAAATCAGTCTGGCACAAAATCTAGCAGTTATGGGATCAGCTTGAGGGAGTGGCTTAAACCTGGGAGTCACAAAGTCGATGTAGCTGAAAGGCTGCTCATATTTAGGCAGATTGTGGAGTTGGTTGATTTTGCACACTCTCAGGGTGTTCCCTTGCAAGACTTACGACCATCGCGCTTCATTTTGTTGCCATCAAATGAGATTAAATACACAGGTGCATCAGCCATCAGAGAACCAATCAGTATTGTGAACCAAGATTTGATTAACAAAAGGCAATCCGAGCAGGATGTAGATGCAGATGCTGAACGTATTTTAGGTGGAACACAGATAAAAATGAGTGAAGGTAATGAGGACGAATATTTCATAGCTGgtccaaaaaaaattgagtttggTGAACTCCAGTTCCGAATGAATTCAAGCTACCAAAATAAATTGGTTGCAGTACAGCAAGGGTCAACTTCTGTAATTGTTCAGTTGGAAGAAAAGTGGTATACCAGTCCGGAGGAGTTCAGTGAGAGAGGTTGCACGCTTTCTTCAAATGTCTATGCCCTTGGGGTCCTTCTTTTTGAG TTGTTGTGTCTCTGTGACTCATGGGAGGTGCATTCCGCATTGATGTGGGATTTGCACGATCGGATTCTGCCACCAAGTTTTCTTTCTCAAAATCCACTCGGAGCTGGCTTTTGCTTATGGCTTCTCCATCCTGAACCTTTGTCTCGTCCAACAACTAG AGAGATCCTGCAGTCTGAACTGATGGGTGGAAAACAAGAATCGGCTTCTTGTGATGATTTCTCAAAATCTGCTGATGATTTTGATGCAGAATCAGAGGCATTACTTGGTTTTCTCAGCTCATTAAAAGACAAGAAGCAAGGTCATGCCTCTAGGTTAGTTGAAGATATAAGATGCTTAGAAGAAGATATAAACAAGTTTGGAGGGAGGTCCTTATTAGGAATATCCTCAGATGTTTCCTTAGCACACAAGGAATTTCATAGCAACAGAGAACAGGGTTCAGTGTCAAATATGATTGAGACGCAATTGATGAAGAATATCAACCAGTTAGGGGATGCTTATGCTTCCACAAGATCCCAGATGAGGCTAAAGAAAACTGCTCCAGTAGCACGCTCTGATAAGGAGGTGTTAAACAATCGATACAGTTGGCTTCATGTGCGAAATGGTAGTCAGGATTCAAGCACCAACCAGAAATCAGGTGATCGGCTTGGAGCCTTTTTTGATGGTTTAGCCAAGTTTTCTCGCTTTAGCAAGTTTGAAGTATGTGGGACATCAAGAAACAGAGATCTTCTAAACTCTAGCAATGTGATTTGCTGTTTGAGTTTCGACCGTGATGAGGAGTACATTGCTACTGCTGGAGtttcaaagaaaattaagatcTTTGATTTTGATTCGCTTGTAGACAATTCTTTGGATATCCATTATCCTGTAGTTGAAATGCCACACAAATCTAAGCTGAGCTGCGTTTGCTGGAACAACTATTTTAAGAACTATCTGGCTTCATCGGATTATGATGGAGTCGTACAG ATGTGGGATGCAACTACTGGTCAAGGATTTTCTCAGTATGTAGAGCACCAAAGGAGGGCTTGGTGTGTCGAATTCTCTCAAGCTGACCCAAAGAAGTTTGCTAGTGGAAGTGATGACTGTACAGTGAAACTATGGAGCACTAATGAT AAAAAATCAACAGACACAATCCAGAATGCTGCCAATGTATGTTGTGTTCAGTTCTCTGCTTGCTCTTCTAATCTCGTGGTTTTTGGATCCGCTGATTACAAAATTTATGGCTATGATCTTCGGAATACTAGAATCCCTTGGTGCACTTTACCTGGTCATGGAAAAGCTGTTAGCTATGTAAAGTTTGTAGATGCGGAAACCCTTGTTTCTGCATCTACAGACAACACTCTGAAGCTTTGGGATCTTAACCAATCTACATCAACCGGATTGTCTCCCAATGCCTGCAGCTTAACATTTAGTGGTCACACTAATGAGAAG AATTTCGTGGGTTTATCTGTTTCGGATGGATACATAGCATGTGGATCAGAAACTAACGAG GTTTATAGTTATTACAGAAGTCTACCGATGCCCATCACTTCACACAAATTTGGATCAATTGATCCTGTTTCTGGAAGGGAGGTTGGTGATTACAGCGGGCAGTTTGTCTCCAGTGTCTGTTGGAGAAGAAAGTCTAACATACTTGTTGCTGCCAACTCAAGTGGAACTTTGAAATTATTGCAGATGGTGTGA